From one Misgurnus anguillicaudatus chromosome 2, ASM2758022v2, whole genome shotgun sequence genomic stretch:
- the sdhc gene encoding succinate dehydrogenase cytochrome b560 subunit, mitochondrial, translating into MALLLRTVARQGLYSSRLQFGVVYRHAVPMATTAKEELNTYLAKNTRLNRPVSPHVSIYRWSVPMMMSISHRGTGVALSSGISAFAIAALVLPESYPYYLDLIHSMSFGPQFLAFSKFALAFPVAYHSFNGVRHLIWDIGKGFKIPQVYGSGYTVIALTILTSVALAAM; encoded by the exons ATGGCGTTGCTTCTAAG GACGGTGGCCCGGCAGGGTCTGTATTCATCACGGTTGCAGTTTGGCGTAGTCTACAGACA TGCTGTTCCTATGGCAACCACAGCTAAAGAAGAATTAAACActtatttggcaaaaaacacACGACTCAACCGGCCTGTTTCACCCCATGTAAGCATCTACAG GTGGTCTGTCCCTATGATGATGTCAATCTCACATAGAGGCACAGGAGTGGCACTTAGCAGTG GTATCTCTGCATTTGCAATCGCTGCATTGGTGTTACCCGAAAGTTACCCATATTACCTTGATCTGATCCACTCCATGTCCTTCGGGCCCCAGTTTCTTGCTTTCAGCAAATTTGCTCTGGCCTTCCCAGTGGCTTACCACAGTTTTAATGGCGTCCGTCATTTG ATATGGGATATTGGAAAGGGGTTTAAGATACCGCAAGTCTATGGTTCTGGATACACTGTCATCGCTTTGACCATTCTCACATCAGTTGCTCTTGCTGCCATGTAA